The Daucus carota subsp. sativus chromosome 9, DH1 v3.0, whole genome shotgun sequence genome window below encodes:
- the LOC108202218 gene encoding transcriptional regulator SUPERMAN, translated as MERNNKYTDSNLKNQSIFCGAMKDSSNSSSNNNNNNKVLIRESWRDISSMGERSVTRDDLFSWPPRSYTCSFCKREFRSAQALGGHMNVHRRDRARLLRHSPPRTGQFSILNPNLDPNQNLNPNPNPKPQPNFSSSSTSSILFRQPFTSNLAPSVTNISSPSSTSQTKRWARSTTKDPSVIDHLSRNSGENISNKRHTKGYFGVGKLDGFCIAGKESDNVKKPEVVRLNLEIGIISDSSSDLDLELRLGHS; from the coding sequence ATGGAGAGAAACAACAAGTACACAGACAGTAACTTGAAAAATCAGAGCATTTTCTGCGGAGCGATGAAAgacagcagcaacagcagcagcaacaacaacaacaacaacaaggtGTTGATAAGAGAATCATGGAGAGACATTAGTAGCATGGGTGAAAGAAGTGTTACACGAGACGATCTCTTTTCATGGCCTCCAAGATCCTACACTTGCAGCTTCTGCAAAAGAGAATTCAGATCTGCTCAAGCCCTCGGAGGCCACATGAATGTCCATAGACGAGATAGAGCAAGGCTGCTCCGACACTCCCCTCCAAGAACTGGTCAGTTCTCTATCTTGAACCCTAATCTTGACCCCAACCAAAACcttaaccctaaccctaatccTAAACCTCAACCAAATTTCTCATCATCCTCCACTTCATCCATACTCTTTCGCCAGCCATTTACTTCGAATCTTGCTCCCTCTGTCACAAACATTTCTAGCCCTTCGTCGACATCACAAACGAAGAGATGGGCTCGGAGTACTACTAAAGATCCTTCGGTGATAGATCACTTGAGCAGAAATAGTGgtgaaaatatatcaaataagaGACACACCAAAGGCTATTTCGGGGTTGGAAAATTGGATGGCTTTTGTATAGCTGGAAAAGAGAGTGATAATGTCAAGAAACCAGAAGTTGTGAGGTTGAACTTGGAGATTGGGATAATTAGTGATTCCAGTAGTGATTTAGATTTGGAACTTCGCCTTGGACACTCTTAG